The DNA segment ATTTCGACCTCGTCGGTGCCGTGGTTGTGCGTGAGTTCGAGCATCGCGCCGTCGTCGTGCACGTCCTCGGGCCCGAGGTAGACGAGTGTGAAGTCGTCACCCTCGTGGCGGTCTTTCTCCTCGTAGTCGAGGTGTGTTCGGTACCACTCGAGTGATTCTTCGAGATCCGAGACGCGGATCATGGCGTGGTCGACGATGCCGTCCATACGCCCGAATACGTGGGCGGGGTGAAAAAGCGTGCCGAAGGCGGAAGGGACGCAATCGCGGTGCAGACGGCCGAGCCCGGGCCCGTCAGGCGGGGACTCGGCCGGCGGATCTACTCGCTCTCTGCGGGGCCGCCGTCGGACGCCACGTCCCCATCGGATCCGGGACCGATCGGTCCGTCAGCGTGCTCTCCGTCGTTCGCGGCGACGGGATCGACGCCCTTGCGTCGCGCGTCGAACTCTGAGAGCCCGTACAGGAGCCCGACCAGGAGGACCGCTCCGATCGCCAGGAGGACGATCGGCGTGATGCGGGTGATCCCCCAGACGGTGATCATCAGCGTGGCTACCCCGCCAACGGTCAGCGCGTAGGGAATTTGGGTCCGAACGTGGTCGACGAGGTCGGCACCGGTGAACGTCGCCGAGAGGACGGTGGTGTCGGATATCGGCGAGCTGTGGTCGCCGAAGATGGCCCCCGAGAAGACCATGCCGACGACGGCGGCGCTCATCGTGTGGTCGCCGGTCATCGTCCAGGCGACGGGAATAGCGATGGGGGTGATGATACCCATCGTTCCCCAGGCGGTACCGGTGGAGAACGCGATGAACGCGGCCGTCACGAGGACGACGGCGGGGAGAAGTGCGATCGGCAGCGAGTCGCCGATGGCGCTCGCGACGTACTCCCCGGTACCGAGCTGGCCGACGGTCGTCCCGATCCCCCAGGCGAGGACGAGGATGGTCACGGCCGTCAGCATGATTCCGAACCCGTCGATCGTCACGTCCGTGGCCTCCCGGAGGTCCATGCTACCCTGGAGGTGGCCAAGCACGAAGCCGGTGGCAACCATGGCGAACGAGCCGTAGATCAACGCCGACGCGAAACTCGCCTCGATGACCATCGTATACAGCGTGTCGAACGGTGCGTCGAGGACCGTTTCGATCGTTAGATCCGACGGTGTGCCGGTCCAGAGCGCTGTGCCGAGCGTCACGACGAGTAGGACGGCGATGGGTGCGAAGAAGTTCACCAACCGGGGATCGTCCGTGTGCGGCTCGCCGAGCGTCCCCTGGACGTCCTGCATCGGCTGTGCGTCGTCACGGAACACGTCTCCGGTACTCGTCGCTCGTCGCTCCGCGTCGAGCATCTCGCCGTAATCGCGCTTCGTCCAGACGACGAGAAAGACCATGACGATCGCCAGGACCGCGTACATGTTGAACGGGATCGACTGGAGGAAGATCTCCATCGCGCTCGGATGTGTTTCGAGCCCGAGACTGTCGTACGCGTTCTCGATCTGATCCAGCTGGAACGCGATCCAGGACGAAATCGCGAGCGTTGCGACTGGCGCAGCGGTCGAGTCGACGATGTACGAGAGTTTCTCTCGGGACACACCGAGCTGGTCAGAGACGTCCTTGATGGTCGAACCGACGATGGCCGTGTTGGCGTAGTCGTCGAAGAAGATGACCAGTCCGAGGGCCATCGCGGCCAGGGACCCCCCTCTGCGGGTCTGTAGTCGCTCCAGCGCCCAGTCTCTGACCGCGTAGGACCCGCCGAGGTTCCAGATCATCGCCACGCCCGATCCGAGCAGTAACGTGAACACGAGGATTTGCGCCTGGAACGAGTCGGCGACGGCGCCGGTTATCCACTCGAACGCCGTGAAGAGGCCGAACCCGTTCGCCACGACGTCGTATCCCCACCCGAGCGGATCACCGAAGAACGCCGTCTGGGGCGTGAGCGTGCGCTCTCTCAGCACCTCGCGGAACCAGCCGTTCGGGTCGCCAAAGAGCGTTGGCCCGCCGGCGTACAGGATTGCCCCCGACCAGATGCCGAGAAACAGTGCGGGCACGGCTTTCCGCGTCCGGATCGCCAGGCCGATCGCCAGCAGCGGCGGTACGAGTGTTAACGCGCCATAACCTGCCATGGTGGGTGTGTACACTCAACCGTCATAAAATTATGTCCCATGACAGATAATGTCGGTGACCGATCAGTCCGTACGCTTACCTCACCCCGGAGTCACCGCCCGATGACGACCACCTCGGAGTCACCGCCCGTAGACGAACCGTTCGCGGCCGATGCACTCGGACGCGACACACTCGAATCAGAGAGGCGTCTCTTCGTCGTTTCGAACGGGGTGTTCGTCGGCCTACCGCCGGAGAATCAGCTTCAGGACGTCCTCGTCTTCGAGGACGTGATCGGTGCCGACCTGCTGTTCGTCGTGGGTGGCGCTCGGTCCGGAGATGCGGGCGAAGCGGAAGCGTTCTTCCATCTCGCCGCCGAGTTTCTCGATGGCTTCGCCGATGGTCGTCCCCGCCTCGACCACGAGGGGTTCCTCCCAGTCGACGCCGCGGCCGGGTTTGTCCATGTAGACGCGGATGAGCCCCAGCCGCTCCCAGATGCGGTCTTTGAGGGCGTCGAGGCCTTTCTCGGCTGCTGCGCTGATGAACGTCACTTCCTCCGGGTCCAGGTCGCGTTCGCGGAGGCGGCCGTCGACGGTCTCCTTGTAGTCGGGATCGATGAGGTCGACCTTGTTCACGCAGGTGATCGAGGGAATGTACTCTCGATTCTCCATGAGGCCGTCGATGAGCCGATCGATCGTGACGGTCTCCTGGAGATTGAGAACGGCGTTGACGTAGCCCTGGTCGCGCAGGACGTCTTTGATCGTCTCCTCGTCGAGTTCCTGGTCGGCACTCGAGGTGATCTTGATGCCGTCTTTGATCTTCGGGCGGACGGTCACCCGTGGCGGCTCCTCGTCGACGCGGATGTTGATGTCGTACAGCTCCTCCTGGAGGCGGTCGTACTGGTCGATCTCGAACACCGAGAGGACGAAGACGATCA comes from the Halovivax cerinus genome and includes:
- a CDS encoding Na+/H+ antiporter NhaC family protein, producing MAGYGALTLVPPLLAIGLAIRTRKAVPALFLGIWSGAILYAGGPTLFGDPNGWFREVLRERTLTPQTAFFGDPLGWGYDVVANGFGLFTAFEWITGAVADSFQAQILVFTLLLGSGVAMIWNLGGSYAVRDWALERLQTRRGGSLAAMALGLVIFFDDYANTAIVGSTIKDVSDQLGVSREKLSYIVDSTAAPVATLAISSWIAFQLDQIENAYDSLGLETHPSAMEIFLQSIPFNMYAVLAIVMVFLVVWTKRDYGEMLDAERRATSTGDVFRDDAQPMQDVQGTLGEPHTDDPRLVNFFAPIAVLLVVTLGTALWTGTPSDLTIETVLDAPFDTLYTMVIEASFASALIYGSFAMVATGFVLGHLQGSMDLREATDVTIDGFGIMLTAVTILVLAWGIGTTVGQLGTGEYVASAIGDSLPIALLPAVVLVTAAFIAFSTGTAWGTMGIITPIAIPVAWTMTGDHTMSAAVVGMVFSGAIFGDHSSPISDTTVLSATFTGADLVDHVRTQIPYALTVGGVATLMITVWGITRITPIVLLAIGAVLLVGLLYGLSEFDARRKGVDPVAANDGEHADGPIGPGSDGDVASDGGPAESE
- a CDS encoding OBG GTPase family GTP-binding protein: MGLEEEIREIEDEIANTPYNKSTEAHIGRLKSKLAEKKEKLEKQQSGSGGGGGYSVEKHGDATVALVGFPSVGKSSLLNSLTNAESETGSYEFTTLDVNPGMLNHRGANIQLLDVPGLIEGAATGKGDGKQVLAVVRNADLIVFVLSVFEIDQYDRLQEELYDINIRVDEEPPRVTVRPKIKDGIKITSSADQELDEETIKDVLRDQGYVNAVLNLQETVTIDRLIDGLMENREYIPSITCVNKVDLIDPDYKETVDGRLRERDLDPEEVTFISAAAEKGLDALKDRIWERLGLIRVYMDKPGRGVDWEEPLVVEAGTTIGEAIEKLGGEMEERFRFARISGPSATHDEQQVGTDHVLEDEDVLKLILRR